Below is a genomic region from Flavobacteriales bacterium.
TTCGTTTTTGCTGTAGAACAACTGATAAAAATTGATGGCTTCCGGATAGTCGGCGGTCCATGATTTCCTAAACATGTTTGTTTGAAAACCGGCAATCATTTGTTTCTGCACATTGGGAAGAACCAATTCCAGATCGCAGCGCAATCCTAAATCTTCGATGTTCTCCTTGATGTATTCGCAGATCTGTTTGTATTCGTTGGTGGCGATCAGTTTTACAGGTTCAAGTGATTTCGGATTGGTAATTCCCGCTTCGAAAAGCAGAGCTTTTGCTTTTTCCGGATCATAGGTATAGCCAATGATGGATGCGTATTTGTAGCTGGGCATACCCATGGGGACAAACCCGTTTTCGGCAGGTTGGCCGATTCCGTTTCGCAGGAAGGTGATAATTTCTCTGCGGTTGATTCCGTAGTTGATGGCTTTGCGGACTTGTTTGTATTTGATGGGACTATTCGCAAATGCGGGCTGATCTTCTTTGAGCATAAATCCGATGTAATCCGTCTTTAACCATGGATGGCGCTGCAGATACATGCGGTCGGAAAATTCCGGTTCCAGATCACCTTCTTTGGTGAGGAGCTGATCCTGATACGAAGGATGCAATCCGGAAATGAATTCAAACTTTCCTTTCAGGAATTCGCGGAACTCCACATCTTTTTCGCGAATGAAGGAAATGGAAACAGCATCGATGTAGGGGAGACGGTTACCGTTTTCATCCAACTCAAAATAATTTTCGTTTTTAAGCAATACCAGTTTTACATCTTCTTTCCAGGATTTGAAGGTAAAGGGTCCGGTACCCACGGGGTTTCTCGAAAAATCATCACCGTAGTGATCTACGATTTCAATGGGCACTACGTAGCAGAACGAAAGCGATAATTGCTCCAGAAATCCATGTTGCGGTTTGGCAAGAACGATTTTAAGAATGGAATCATTGGGAGCGTAAAAGCCGAGTCCAAATGAGCGGGCCGATTTATCGAGGTTCTGAAAAATGTATTGTCCTGGAGAGGCCACATCGGGATCGGTGATGCGGAAAAAGCTATTGACAAAATCCTGCGCCACTACTTTTCTTCCCTTTCCATTGGGGAACTCCGGATGATCGTGGAAATAAACATCATTACGCAGGGTGAAGGTGTATTCGAGCTTATCGTCGGAAACCGTCCAGGACTTAGCAATGTCGGGAACCACATTCAAATCCTTATCCAGGGTTACCAGTCCGTTAAACAACTGACTCATTGCCCAACCATCCTCAAAACGCACGGCCAATGCCGGATCCAGGAAGGAAATACCGGCCGATTCATTATATCGAAATACTTTTTTACCACTTAATTCTGCAGAATCCCTTTGTTCGTTGCAGGAGAACAGCACCAGTGAAAAAATCACGACAAAAAATCCAATCGATCTCA
It encodes:
- a CDS encoding ABC transporter substrate-binding protein, translated to MRSIGFFVVIFSLVLFSCNEQRDSAELSGKKVFRYNESAGISFLDPALAVRFEDGWAMSQLFNGLVTLDKDLNVVPDIAKSWTVSDDKLEYTFTLRNDVYFHDHPEFPNGKGRKVVAQDFVNSFFRITDPDVASPGQYIFQNLDKSARSFGLGFYAPNDSILKIVLAKPQHGFLEQLSLSFCYVVPIEIVDHYGDDFSRNPVGTGPFTFKSWKEDVKLVLLKNENYFELDENGNRLPYIDAVSISFIREKDVEFREFLKGKFEFISGLHPSYQDQLLTKEGDLEPEFSDRMYLQRHPWLKTDYIGFMLKEDQPAFANSPIKYKQVRKAINYGINRREIITFLRNGIGQPAENGFVPMGMPSYKYASIIGYTYDPEKAKALLFEAGITNPKSLEPVKLIATNEYKQICEYIKENIEDLGLRCDLELVLPNVQKQMIAGFQTNMFRKSWTADYPEAINFYQLFYSKNESPKGPNYTHFRNGPYDVNFELSLTETDEMKRYELYTKMEEILLEEAPVIPLYYDEVVRFVHNYVEGLSVNAMNRLELKRVKINK